atacacaaaaaaggaaaattgCAACAAATACCAATTTCATAAACTTCATATCAGCTGATATGCTGCAACAGCTGTTAAAAAgattaagaaataaaataaagttttttcggtttttttttttttaaagcataggGCACATCAATTTCGGGTAATATTATTTGATCAATACACAATTCTATATCTCATTCTTTTGGTCAGCTGCAAATGCCAAAGAGTTAAAGCCCAACTGATATGCTGcactacaaattaaaaaaacagatcTGTATTGACTACCATTTTGATTTTCGCTgcatttaaaaaaggggggggaaaatcAGCAAATAAGctgaaaataagcaaacaaatggacaaacaaaataaacaacagctTTCTAACATAATTCTTGCAAGAGATATTGGGGGAAAACAATGAACCTAATTTGGTCTTTAAAGAAACTTCTTATCTCACCATCATGCAGCTAGCGAACAGAGGGAAAAGCAAACTGGTTTGAACGGAATCAAATCTATGACTTAATGAAAACCAAGCACATGTGATGTATATTGCACTATCATTTCAGTTTGCGAGTTGTGTAGCTCCCTGGGCAATATGGTACTATAACTGCTATTTGGTCGTGATCTACATAATATCATCTTGTGTCacttggtcttgtcttgtcttgtcttgtcattatTTTTACAACACATTTGTCCATAAGAAGTTCAAATTGGTTAAGACAGCCTCAGTTTCCACCATACCTACAATTTTTTGCTCACTTTGCCTGATGCAGACACTGTGCACTACATTTATATTATATACATTTATATTACAGTAACACAAGCAGAATACACATGCATCTGGTCTGCCGCTTCCTCACTTCACAGTCATAACTTGGCTTTGGATACATCTCCAAACACCATTGGATAATACAGAAATAACTAATATTTCAATACGACTTTCAACAAGATTGAGATTTGTCACCTCTGAAGAGGAATCACAGatctgttaaataaaaaaaaaaaaaaaaaaaaaaagaaaaagaaaaaagaagacacagaCCACATTAACTTCAGCAATCTTTAAGCATGGGCAAGTCACAGCACACAGTCAATTACTTGCTGTTTTAAATCaaacattgctctctctctctctctctctctctcaccaaggaGCAAAACAATTATGCAACTTTGTCAGTTCATACTGTCTCCTTTCCTCTTCCCAATCTCCAATTGCAATTTAAACAAACTGATTGTTTCTGTCCGTTTCTTATGCGTAGATAAAAGTATGTACAGATGTAAGTATACACACAAATTTACACTGTACATATTTATACATGAACACACATCCCATAATTTACTCTTTCTCTCAGGTTTCCATGAACATCCCAACGCAACAATACGCACATCTCACTTTTCACATTGATCAAAATACACTGAATGATTCATACATCTCACAGACGCAGCCACATGTTAGTCAAAACaactgtcactgacatcatactTTTTCTGTTGATCAAAAGATAAAAAGGTCCCATACCATTTCACAGCCAGCGAGCCAGTGAATTCATACTGTCCTCTCCTTCCTCAATCTCAGCCTCCCCAAAATgttgtcaggtacccattcacatctgggtgaagtgaggaaaatcagagtaaagtgcctttttcaaagacacaacaccatgcccagaCCATGCCTCGAACTACAACTGGTGAACACTGACTCAGAAGCCCAACGCCTAACTGATTCTGCTACTTTCTGCAGCCGTCACCTATACTGTCAATAGCTTTCCCTTCCCTGTTCCCACACAAGCAGAAAAACCTCAGACTTTCTCATTCAGATCATCTCACAATATCAAAAATGTGCACTATGATACACCAAGAGATATAAACAAACCATATTCAAAGCATCAATGCAAACATCTCATAACAATCAACAAGACCATTTTCAAAATCAAACCTTCTCAAAGACAGAACATCTTATACAAGTATCAGACAtatatactgtactgtacacagATCACGTCTATTCAAATACACAATCAGATATATACACACTATGTCTGTTTACACTGACAGACCCTCAGACACAGACCACATCTGTTCACATGATAAGATAAACAGACCATGTCTGTTCACACAATAAGATAAATAGACCATGCCTGTTTACACTATCAGACACACAGACCATGTCTGTTCTTACTATCAGAAACGTACACCACGTCTGATCACAATATCAGACAAACAATATCAGACCATGTCTGATCACACAGACCATGTTGTCTGTTCAAACTGTCACACAGGCCAtgtataatcacacacatacagagaccacatgtgtacacactaccagacacacagacagagtctgttcacacacacattgaccaacACCTGTTCACACTACCAGACCATGTCTGTTCACgctaacaaaacacacagaccatgcctgttcacacacacacacacagaccaacatctGTTCACACTACCAGACCCTGTCTGTTCACACGACCAGACACACAGGCCATATCTGTTCACACTGCCAGATGCACAGGCCATGTCTGTTCACACTGCCAGACGCACAGGCCATATctgttcacacagacagacagacatacagaccatgTTTGTTCAGACATCAAATACATTACAGACCATATCTGTTCACACTACCAGACACACCAACCATGTCTGTTCACACTGCCAGACACATAGGCCATGTTTGTTCACATTGCCAGAAACACAGACcatgtctgttcacacacacacacacacacacacacacggaccatatCTGTTCACACTGCCAAACGCACAGACCATGTCTGTTCATGCTACCAGACACAGACCatgtctgtttacacacacacacacacagaccatatctgttcacacagccagacacacacagaccatatcTGTTCACActtccagatacacacacacacacacacacacagaccatatcTGTTCACACTACCATACACACAGACCATGTTTGTTCAGACATACATTACAGACCATATCTgttcaccctcccacacacacacacacacagaccaccacgccGTGGTCACTGGAGTGAGAAAGTGCTGCGGCGCATGGCTGCGGACAGGAAGGGGTTGGGTTCGGTCTCCTGGTCCTTCAGCACCACACTGACCCACTCCTTGCACTTGGAGGACTGCCGAATGGCGTCCACCACCGTCTGCACGTAGAACGAATCCTCAAAGGTGGCAGCGTTGGCCAGCGGCTCGGCCACCCACCCCTGCCTCTCCTCCACTCGATTGAAGGCGTCCCTCACGCACTCCATCATGCGGATCATCCCTTTCATGTAGGGCGTGGGGATCTCCCGCCGCACCGACTCAGATATCCCAAAACTTTCCACGTCTTTGTAGTTCACAGGGTCGAAGTGAAGCAGGTCCTCCTTGACACGCTCGCGTTTCTGACCATACAGGTCACTCCCACGCACTGTCAGCCGTCCCCGGTCACCCAGGAGGATGATTTCGTGCGTGAACTGCCCGGGCAGGAGGCCGTTGAGTGTGACCGTCACGCTGGCACCTTTGTCCAGCTCCAGCTGGAATGTGCAGAAGTCGTCGCTGGTGATCTCGCGGATGCCTTTGATGTTGGTGGTCTGCTTGGTATAGGTCTTCAGCATGCCGTGCACCTTGAGCGCCCGCTGGCCCGTCAGGAAGGTGACCAGGTCGATGATGTTGGAGCCATACAGGTTCAGGGCCCCACCGCCCATCATCTCATCACACATCCAGTCAAAGCGGTCAGAGTAATTGGTGGCAAAGTGAACCTGAGAAAACAGTGAGGAGATTAACCAGTAGCAGACAATAACTGGCAGCTGGGACATTTGTATGAAGCACTGGAGACTACTAGCACATCCAAAAAGCTGATCTGAGGCATAAAATGACGATAGCGTAGAAAGTGACAATGTCAGCCAAACGCTGCAAAATATTACTAACTTGTATGGACATTTGTGAAACAATTTGATACCACAATTTACTcttgttttgtagttttttttactAACTTACATGGACATTTGTGATACAATTTGATACCATAATTTACTCTCATTTTGTAGTCTTCTCTGTCAGTTCTCACCTCTGGGCAGCTTTAACAACCAAATGGGCCCACAAAATGAATTCATGGCTGCATGGTTTTCAACAGCATCCACGGAACATAACAACAactgggttaaaaaaacaacaacaacaactcaccttGACCTCACAAACATTGATGTTGCCAATGAAGCCTTCTTCGATCAAGGCTCGCATGCGGGTGACGGCTGGCAGAAAGCGCAGCCCATGACACATGACTGACATCAGGCGGGGGTAGTAGCGGGATGCATGCACCATTCGCAGTGCGTCGCGCTCACGGGGACCAGCGGGTGAGCCGCACAGGACGTGTTTGCCAATGCCCAGGGCCTTGGCTGCAATGGGGGCCTGCAGGTGAGGGGAGCAGCTGATGAGGACCACGTCCACGTCCTTGTGCAGCAAC
The sequence above is drawn from the Babylonia areolata isolate BAREFJ2019XMU chromosome 26, ASM4173473v1, whole genome shotgun sequence genome and encodes:
- the LOC143300670 gene encoding glucose-fructose oxidoreductase domain-containing protein 1-like, whose translation is MRKMLPGVGVFGTTAAIRCLVPIFKTCGFTVVAAWGRTAEEAKQLAAELDIDFHTDKIDEVLLHKDVDVVLISCSPHLQAPIAAKALGIGKHVLCGSPAGPRERDALRMVHASRYYPRLMSVMCHGLRFLPAVTRMRALIEEGFIGNINVCEVKVHFATNYSDRFDWMCDEMMGGGALNLYGSNIIDLVTFLTGQRALKVHGMLKTYTKQTTNIKGIREITSDDFCTFQLELDKGASVTVTLNGLLPGQFTHEIILLGDRGRLTVRGSDLYGQKRERVKEDLLHFDPVNYKDVESFGISESVRREIPTPYMKGMIRMMECVRDAFNRVEERQGWVAEPLANAATFEDSFYVQTVVDAIRQSSKCKEWVSVVLKDQETEPNPFLSAAMRRSTFSLQ